In Chlamydiales bacterium, a single window of DNA contains:
- a CDS encoding phosphatase PAP2 family protein yields MIKPLLFTLSTLGFIYYIIKYLSSSIKKIDTVWLQASLAVAIATLIDITVKLYIHRYWFNTWVNNNPSLDVNHAYGFNFFYDASHEIASFPSGHTALTTSFLIVFWIAYPKSRILCALLILAVGLGLILADFHYVGDVIAGGFMGAYIGIFSSLLSKKLRLL; encoded by the coding sequence TGATAAAGCCCTTGTTATTTACTCTTTCAACACTTGGATTTATTTATTACATCATCAAATACCTTTCAAGCTCTATAAAAAAAATCGATACAGTATGGCTGCAAGCCTCTTTAGCTGTTGCAATCGCCACTTTAATCGATATAACAGTTAAGCTTTATATTCACCGCTACTGGTTTAACACCTGGGTAAACAATAATCCCTCTTTGGATGTAAATCACGCTTATGGATTTAATTTTTTTTATGACGCTAGCCATGAAATTGCTTCATTTCCCTCCGGTCATACAGCTTTAACTACCTCTTTTCTTATAGTATTTTGGATTGCGTATCCAAAATCTCGTATTTTATGTGCCCTTCTTATATTGGCTGTGGGCCTTGGCTTAATCCTTGCAGACTTTCATTATGTAGGTGATGTCATAGCTGGAGGATTTATGGGAGCATATATTGGAATCTTTTCCTCTCTTCTATCAAAAAAACTCAGGTTACTATGA